The proteins below come from a single Malus domestica chromosome 03, GDT2T_hap1 genomic window:
- the LOC103427293 gene encoding bifunctional pinoresinol-lariciresinol reductase 1-like, with translation MACRTALRSVLLIKAWRPVHVAWSSAPASFRTRRLSSPRLSRHFKTRDIHFARRTHLNCSHSENSPTLSKDDQGSPKEYEFEAPVKLLDKMLHSMPQSPDEQLVVISQVLVADINIDYEVIVNTQFGNDVDRVNAVELAKSSFDAKVQIRRAIEAKGIPHTYVSNNCFAG, from the exons ATGGCGTGTAGGACTGCGCTTCGCTCCGTTCTGCTAATAAAAGCGTGGCGACCCGTTCATGTCGCTTGGAGCTCCGCCCCTGCCTCGTTCAGGACCCGCAGACTCTCCTCCCCTAGGTTGAGCCGCCACTTTAAGACCCGAGACATCCACTTTGCGCGACGGACTCACCTCAACTGCTCCCACAGCGAAAACTCGCCGACTTTGTCGAAGGACGACCAGGGCTCGCC AAAGGAATATGAATTTGAAGCTCCTGTCAAGCTTTTGGACAAGATGCTACATTCAATGCCACAATCACCAGATGAGCAGCTCGTCGTTATTTCACAGGTCCTTGTGGCTGACATCAACATCGATTATGAAGTAATAGTTAACACCCAG TTTGGAAATGATGTGGATCGAGTGAATGCAGTTGAGCTAGCCAAGTCTTCGTTTGACGCCAAGGTCCAAATCCGGCGTGCTATTGAGGCTAAAGGCATCCCCCACACTTATGTCTCCAACAACTGTTTTGCTGGCTAG
- the LOC139194759 gene encoding uncharacterized protein, whose protein sequence is MGYAENTVPRVGERQTNQKRNECALVGVPASLPTLSTSKKKMVNLAKLDFVALDITGKNYLTWIVDTKIHLEVGNLEKTIKEGNNASSQDRAKAMIFIRRHLDERLKNEHITVEDPLALWKAMRNRYNCQKTMILPMARYEWTHMRIQDFKSVADYNSTMFIISSKMKLCGETIIEEDMLEKTFSTFHASKVLMH, encoded by the exons ATGGGGTATGCAGAAAACACCGTCCCACGCGTTGGTGAAAGGCAGACCAATCAGAAAAGAAATGAGTGCGCGCTTGTTGGTGTTCCTGCTTCATTGCCGACGCTTTCCActtct aaaaagaaaatggtaaacttggcaaagcttgattttgttgccctGGATATTACTGGGAAGAACTACCTTACTTGGATagtggataccaagatccatctggaggTAGGTAATCTTGAAAAAACCATCAAGGAGGGAAACAATGCATCATCTCAAGATCGGGCGaaggccatgatctttattcgtCGCCACCTTGATGAAAGATTGAAGAACGAGCACAtaacggttgaagatccatTAGCCCTCTGGAAAGCAATGAGAAATAGATACAATTGCCAAAAAACGATGATTCTCCCAATGGCTCGTTATGAGTGGACACATATGAGGATCCAAGATTTCAAGTCAGTTGCTGATTACAACTCTACAATGTTCATAATTAGCTCCaagatgaagctttgtggggAGACCATCATTGAGGAAGATatgctggaaaagactttcagcacctttcatgcctccaaagtGCTCATGCACTAG
- the LOC139194760 gene encoding uncharacterized protein, translated as MGLLPEQKIIVALRMLEYEASIAEYLRRPTEMDLQRLLKKAEMRGFPGMIGSIDWAQNDLNVLAQSPMFNDVLQGKAPRVMYWVNGCKYHRPYYLANNIYPRWSSFFKIVPCPRSAKEKHFASYQEWCWKDVECCFGILQARWAIVRGAARMFDLESLQSIMMTCIILHNMIVEDEYDYDDVDEYEPDTMNNFRTQIYCAHDATKEPLQHEPLQKDTLQ; from the exons atgggtctccttcctgagcaaaaaattattgttgcCTTACGGATGCTTGAATATGAAGCATCT ATCGCAGAGTACCTCCGGAGACCTACTGagatggacttgcaaaggcttctgaagaaggccgagatgcgaggttttcctgggatgattggaagcatcgact gggctcaaaatgacctcaatgtccttgcccaatccccaatGTTCAAtgatgtcctgcaaggaaaagCACCAAGAGTCATGTATTGGGTTAACGGATGTAAGTACCAcaggccatactacctagcaaACAACATTTACCCAAGATGGTCATCGTTTTTCAAAATAGTCCCATgtccgcgaagtgcaaaggaaaaacattttGCAAGCTATCAAGAATGGTGTTGGAAAGATGTGGagtgttgttttggtatccttcaagctcgttgggcgattgtcaggggtgctgccagaatgtTTGATTTAGAGTCACTtcaatccatcatgatgacgtgcatcattcttcataacatgattgtggaagatgagtacgattatgatgacgttgatgaatatgagccagacacgatgaacaatttcagaacacaaatatattgtgctcatgatgcCACCAAAGAACCCTTGCAACATGAGCCATTACAAAAGGATACGTTACAATGA
- the LOC103425988 gene encoding uncharacterized protein has product MDSPQSVVSPFKSSVAEPEKQFICTNGPVSNGTDAYIDSNSENFIGVLEVYVHQARDIQNICIYHKQDVYAKLCLTCDPEKTVSTKTINGGGRNPVFNDNVQLNVRTVDSSLKCEIWMLSRVKNYLQDQLLGFSLVPLSDVLVKNGKLEKEFSLSSTDLFHSPAGFVQLSLSYAGDLPEVISLASNPIVQDSEIAESCELDRLEFPDPNIDNEDQRMVSEYIKIPCSEFESQSSESFVTADTETQPSSEVGVHAVESLSTATIESAHVRKLDSPPSSVSTNGVSSASGHTSSESYDAPSALKSPNHEQVSALEEKKVDKDGEINSSDAVPSYTFEKPTVTVTVPEHTAVQQDFVDMYMKSMQQFTESLAKMKLPLDLESPTSSGNSSTDQKIETPKSSGSRVFYGSRAFF; this is encoded by the coding sequence ATGGATTCTCCTCAATCTGTTGTGTCTCCATTCAAAAGCTCTGTTGCCGAGCCTGAGAAGCAGTTCATTTGTACCAATGGGCCTGTATCCAATGGAACTGATGCCTACATAGATAGTAACTCAGAGAACTTCATTGGTGTTCTTGAGGTTTACGTTCATCAGGCTAGGGACATCCAGAACATCTGCATATACCACAAGCAAGATGTCTATGCTAAGCTATGCCTGACGTGCGATCCTGAAAAAACAGTCTCCACCAAGACCATTAACGGTGGTGGTAGAAATCCAGTCTTCAATGACAATGTCCAGCTCAATGTTCGGACTGTTGATTCCTCCCTCAAATGCGAGATTTGGATGCTGAGCAGGGTCAAGAATTATCTTCAAGATCAGTTGCTGGGGTTTTCTTTGGTGCCTTTGTCAGATGTCCTCGTTAAGAACGGGAAGTTAGAGAAAGAGTTCTCTCTTTCTTCAACTGATCTGTTTCATTCCCCAGCAGGGTTTGTCCAGTTGTCCCTCTCGTACGCTGGAGATCTGCCAGAAGTAATCTCCCTGGCCTCAAATCCTATTGTGCAGGACTCGGAGATAGCTGAGTCATGTGAATTAGATAGGTTAGAGTTCCCAGATCCGAACATTGACAATGAAGACCAGAGGATGGTTtcagagtacattaagatcccATGTTCTGAGTTTGAGTCTCAAAGCTCTGAGAGCTTTGTCACGGCTGACACTGAAACTCAGCCTAGTTCCGAAGTGGGTGTTCATGCTGTAGAAAGCTTGTCGACTGCTACTATTGAGTCTGCTCATGTTCGGAAGCTTGATTCTCCCCCAAGCAGCGTGTCAACTAATGGTGTATCATCTGCGTCGGGTCATACAAGCTCAGAGTCATATGATGCTCCATCAGCTTTGAAATCTCCAAATCACGAACAAGTTTCAGCTTTGGAAGAGAAGAAAGTGGATAAAGATGGTGAGATTAATTCGTCTGATGCGGTGCCAAGTTATACATTTGAGAAGCCTACTGTCACAGTCACCGTTCCAGAGCATACGGCAGTGCAGCAGGATTTTGTAGACATGTACATGAAAAGCATGCAGCAATTCACTGAATCTTTGGCAAAAATGAAGCTTCCTTTGGACCTTGAATCACCAACCAGTTCAGGAAACTCGAGCACTGATCAGAAAATAGAGACACCAAAGAGCAGTGGTTCCCGTGTGTTTTACGGTAGTAGAGCTTTCTTCTGA